A stretch of Lysinibacillus agricola DNA encodes these proteins:
- the chrA gene encoding chromate efflux transporter — protein MRRLWEIFLVSFKLGCTSFGGPTAHLGYFQNEYVQKRKWLSDNDYSQLVALSQFLPGPASSQVGMGVGLLRGGLFGSIVSFLGFTLPSVLLLMAFAYFSTQTEMEMGWIHGLKLVAVAIVAQAIFDMSKKLIPSIRHFIIALLALAVVLLWIHPLAQVTAIIVASFIGYQFFKKTIEKDDSKETVVPISKTTGVCFLVLFAILLIGLPVTSPLIQNEWFTMIEKFYLSGALVFGGGHVVLPLLETQFVQSGLMSSSDFLAGYGMTQAVPGPLFTFASYIGMVIAGVPGAIIATVAIFLPAFLLIVGAMPFWLALNRFAGLRGAMAGTNAAVVGILAAAFIHPIVTQTIQNGLDIVIAAVFLWCLMRWKIQPYLLVLAGICVGIVCY, from the coding sequence TTGCGAAGGTTGTGGGAGATTTTTTTAGTTTCCTTTAAATTAGGCTGTACATCCTTTGGAGGTCCCACTGCACATTTGGGGTATTTTCAAAATGAATATGTTCAAAAGCGTAAATGGTTATCTGATAATGACTACAGTCAGCTTGTTGCACTCAGTCAATTTTTACCTGGACCAGCATCAAGCCAGGTAGGGATGGGTGTTGGTTTATTAAGAGGCGGATTATTTGGGAGTATTGTGTCATTTCTTGGATTTACATTACCTTCAGTTTTGCTGCTTATGGCATTTGCCTATTTTTCTACACAGACAGAAATGGAGATGGGCTGGATTCATGGCTTAAAATTAGTGGCAGTTGCGATTGTCGCACAAGCTATTTTTGATATGTCCAAAAAATTAATCCCTAGTATTCGCCATTTTATAATCGCTTTGTTGGCACTAGCAGTAGTACTTTTATGGATTCATCCACTAGCACAGGTAACTGCTATTATCGTTGCTTCTTTCATAGGTTATCAATTTTTTAAGAAGACCATTGAAAAGGATGACTCAAAAGAAACGGTTGTACCTATTTCAAAAACGACAGGTGTATGTTTTTTAGTGCTGTTTGCTATATTGCTTATTGGTTTACCAGTTACTAGCCCACTTATTCAAAATGAATGGTTTACGATGATTGAAAAGTTTTATCTATCAGGTGCATTAGTGTTTGGTGGAGGTCATGTCGTGTTGCCTTTACTAGAGACACAGTTTGTCCAAAGTGGATTAATGAGTTCTTCAGATTTTTTAGCAGGCTACGGTATGACACAGGCAGTCCCTGGTCCATTATTTACGTTTGCTTCCTATATAGGGATGGTCATTGCTGGAGTACCAGGGGCTATCATCGCTACAGTAGCGATTTTTTTACCGGCTTTTTTACTGATAGTAGGGGCAATGCCTTTTTGGCTAGCACTTAACCGATTTGCCGGATTAAGAGGAGCGATGGCTGGTACAAATGCAGCAGTTGTTGGAATATTAGCTGCAGCTTTTATTCATCCGATTGTCACGCAGACAATTCAAAATGGGCTAGACATAGTAATTGCAGCTGTTTTTTTATGGTGTTTGATGCGTTGGAAAATTCAACCTTATCTGCTTGTGCTAGCTGGCATTTGCGTAGGAATTGTCTGTTATTAA
- a CDS encoding sigma-54 interaction domain-containing protein, with product MNEELRRFATKLGANIIALDSSFQVKWWHLNDSISLDLKNNMPIDAIADIDVMLFHHPQQLLTQEQHLSFTIEPFYFTEQYYFVLVDNLVDFQYSIQNKVFLLEEIIEHLDEGIIVSNEDGDIVYYNEALAKMEEHNKEDMIGKKLWDAYNYQDRRLSEHNHILKTAKPIYTKYRAHAYSENEPKFVGYSSFPIQKDNKTIGVFSITHTETSLRNQLRQTMNSKHASMELPVIVKRNNGTIYTFQDIKGNSQELLQTIAEAKNIASYNTDTLIIGETGTGKELFAQSMHNLSPRVAKPFVAINCAAIPSTLLESTLFGSVKGAFTGATNQEGLFEYAKDGTLFLDEINSLPMELQPKLMRVLQERAVRRVGSNTLIPIECTVISASNEDPELLTAGGRMRLDLFYRIAHSSVYIPPLRERPNDILFFIQHFLHKNVLKYMKADITIKPELYQLLIDYDWPGNVRELEHLIENLVIQSSSESWIIEDMLPRYLKNKLSMKAVPPKKRPLKALMHTNEEQFIRKVLKQCGGNISAAAKQLNISRQSLQYHMKKLSIRKEEFI from the coding sequence GTGAATGAGGAATTAAGACGCTTTGCAACAAAATTGGGAGCTAATATCATTGCATTAGATAGTTCTTTTCAAGTGAAATGGTGGCATCTCAACGATAGTATCTCATTAGATTTAAAAAATAATATGCCTATAGATGCAATCGCTGACATTGACGTCATGTTATTTCATCATCCACAACAACTATTAACTCAGGAGCAACATTTATCTTTTACTATCGAACCATTCTATTTTACGGAGCAATATTATTTTGTTTTAGTAGATAATTTAGTAGATTTTCAGTACTCAATACAAAATAAAGTTTTTTTATTAGAGGAAATTATAGAGCATTTAGATGAAGGAATTATTGTCAGTAACGAAGATGGAGATATTGTCTATTACAACGAGGCACTTGCTAAAATGGAGGAGCATAACAAGGAAGACATGATTGGAAAGAAGCTTTGGGATGCTTACAATTATCAAGATCGTCGTTTATCGGAGCATAATCATATTTTAAAAACAGCGAAGCCAATCTATACGAAATATCGAGCCCATGCTTATTCGGAAAATGAGCCAAAATTTGTTGGCTATAGCTCTTTCCCTATTCAAAAGGATAATAAAACAATAGGTGTATTTTCTATTACCCATACTGAAACAAGCCTTCGGAATCAATTACGTCAAACGATGAATTCAAAACATGCATCTATGGAATTACCAGTAATTGTAAAAAGAAATAATGGCACTATTTATACATTTCAAGATATAAAAGGGAACAGTCAAGAGCTCCTACAAACTATTGCTGAGGCTAAAAATATTGCGAGTTATAATACTGATACACTTATTATTGGTGAAACAGGCACAGGCAAAGAATTATTTGCACAGAGCATGCATAATTTAAGCCCTCGAGTGGCAAAGCCATTTGTAGCAATAAACTGTGCCGCTATTCCATCCACACTATTAGAAAGTACACTCTTTGGCTCTGTAAAAGGTGCATTCACTGGAGCTACAAATCAAGAAGGGCTTTTTGAATATGCAAAAGATGGCACACTTTTCCTTGATGAAATCAACTCTTTGCCAATGGAACTTCAACCTAAATTAATGCGTGTTTTACAAGAACGAGCAGTTAGACGTGTAGGAAGTAATACACTCATTCCTATAGAATGTACAGTCATTAGTGCATCTAATGAAGATCCTGAGCTACTAACAGCTGGGGGACGAATGCGACTTGATTTATTTTACCGTATCGCACATTCGAGTGTATACATCCCTCCTTTACGTGAGAGACCAAATGATATACTTTTCTTTATCCAACATTTTTTGCATAAAAATGTTCTTAAGTACATGAAAGCAGATATTACAATAAAGCCTGAGCTCTACCAGCTACTTATAGATTATGATTGGCCTGGCAATGTTCGTGAACTAGAACATTTGATTGAAAACCTTGTGATTCAATCAAGCTCAGAAAGTTGGATTATAGAAGATATGCTACCACGCTATTTAAAAAATAAATTATCAATGAAAGCCGTCCCACCTAAAAAACGTCCACTAAAAGCACTTATGCATACAAATGAGGAGCAATTCATCCGCAAAGTTTTAAAGCAGTGTGGCGGAAATATTTCAGCCGCTGCTAAACAATTAAATATTTCTCGTCAATCTCTGCAGTATCATATGAAGAAACTATCCATTCGAAAAGAAGAGTTTATCTAA
- a CDS encoding DHH family phosphoesterase: MYKLLSHNDLDGVGCGILAKLAFHDQVKVRYNSISSLDREIEYFLDNNQQDTFLFITDLSPNEKNEKRLNDFYSATGNVQLLDHHKTAHHLNDYEWGKVLVEDENGHLTSATYLFYQYLVTNGFLEQTNSITEFVELVRQYDTWEWEKNENQQARQLNTLFFLVSIEEFEGKMLERLKTGEHFDFDEFEKKILNMEEVKIERYIRRKKRELVQTAIGEYFTGVVYAESYHSELGNELGKENVHLDFIAILNMGGKKISFRTIHDHVDVSAIAGEFGGGGHQKAAGCSLTEEAYEQYVAQTFHIEPIPEDAKRNRYNLRFSSFGTLYKNLKEEIFLLYSISDFDWIIEKNKLPLDQIFTSFYEAEWFLKRNYQAWLVKDELFVDYLMEEAKKVRHQE, encoded by the coding sequence ATGTATAAATTGCTATCACACAACGATTTAGATGGAGTAGGTTGCGGGATTTTAGCCAAGCTTGCCTTTCATGACCAAGTAAAGGTAAGATACAATTCAATTTCGTCGCTTGACCGCGAGATTGAGTACTTTTTAGATAATAATCAACAAGATACATTTTTGTTTATTACCGATTTATCTCCAAACGAGAAAAATGAAAAGAGATTGAATGATTTCTATTCCGCAACTGGCAATGTTCAACTGCTTGATCATCATAAAACAGCTCATCATTTGAACGATTATGAATGGGGTAAGGTATTAGTAGAAGATGAAAATGGACATTTAACATCAGCAACGTACTTATTCTATCAGTATCTTGTTACAAATGGATTTTTAGAACAAACGAATTCCATCACAGAATTTGTAGAGTTGGTTAGACAGTACGATACATGGGAATGGGAAAAGAATGAAAATCAGCAAGCGCGTCAACTAAATACTCTCTTTTTTTTAGTGTCGATCGAGGAATTTGAGGGAAAAATGCTTGAACGTTTAAAGACAGGCGAACATTTTGACTTTGATGAATTTGAAAAGAAAATTTTAAATATGGAAGAAGTGAAAATAGAACGTTACATTCGCCGAAAAAAAAGGGAACTAGTGCAAACAGCAATAGGAGAATACTTTACAGGCGTAGTTTATGCAGAATCTTATCATTCAGAACTCGGTAATGAATTAGGAAAAGAAAATGTACATCTTGATTTTATAGCTATATTAAATATGGGTGGCAAAAAAATTTCCTTTCGTACGATTCATGATCACGTAGATGTTTCGGCAATTGCAGGAGAATTCGGAGGAGGGGGGCATCAAAAAGCAGCTGGTTGCTCCTTAACAGAGGAAGCTTACGAGCAGTATGTGGCACAAACATTTCATATAGAGCCAATACCGGAGGATGCGAAACGAAATCGCTATAATTTAAGATTTTCTTCTTTTGGAACATTGTATAAAAATCTAAAGGAAGAAATTTTTCTTCTATATTCAATAAGTGATTTTGATTGGATCATTGAAAAAAATAAACTTCCGTTAGATCAAATCTTTACAAGCTTTTATGAAGCAGAATGGTTTTTAAAGAGAAATTATCAAGCATGGTTAGTTAAGGATGAGTTATTTGTAGATTATTTAATGGAAGAGGCCAAAAAGGTTCGTCATCAAGAGTAA
- a CDS encoding YjiH family protein codes for MKKAETTHLDFDNVLEKVPHIYPKSAVYKFFGFSLFGIFMFFISITLNGKKTIPLDHLVTFIRTQFSSVIVYYILIIVIAGAIYPLYQKTWNKSIVEMVISALKIIGAIASVLVVFNIGPSWLLAEDMGPYWYKSLLTPIGVLVPIGAIFLAMLVGYGLLEFIGILVQPIMRPIWKTPGRSAIDAVASFVGSYSIGLLITNRIYKEGKYTTKEAVIIATGFSTVSVTFMIVVAKTLDLMDIWNLYFWVTFLVTFLVTAISVRIWPIRNISNDYYNNMDGDKEKIVKENRLQHAWKEAMQTAEKAPNLWQSIKENVKDGLVMAMGILPTIMSIGLIGLWLVNHTPIFDYAAYLFVPLTYVLQMAEPLIVAKAAVVNLIDMFLPSLVAVESAIETRFIVGTLSISAILFFSALIPCILSTEIPISLGKMIGIWFVRSILTLIIVTPIAYLLL; via the coding sequence ATGAAAAAAGCTGAAACAACGCATTTGGATTTTGACAATGTGCTAGAAAAAGTACCTCATATTTATCCGAAATCAGCGGTCTATAAATTTTTTGGCTTTAGCTTATTTGGCATTTTCATGTTTTTTATCTCTATTACGTTAAATGGAAAAAAGACAATACCACTTGATCACTTAGTGACGTTTATCCGTACACAGTTTTCATCAGTGATTGTCTATTACATTTTGATAATCGTTATTGCTGGGGCTATTTATCCTCTTTATCAAAAAACTTGGAATAAATCGATAGTAGAGATGGTTATTTCAGCGTTGAAAATAATTGGTGCTATTGCTTCTGTTCTTGTTGTTTTTAATATTGGACCGAGTTGGTTATTGGCTGAAGATATGGGACCTTATTGGTATAAGTCGCTCCTTACTCCGATTGGCGTTTTGGTTCCGATTGGCGCTATTTTTTTAGCTATGCTTGTCGGTTATGGCTTACTAGAATTTATAGGGATTTTAGTGCAGCCTATTATGCGACCAATTTGGAAAACACCTGGTAGATCTGCCATTGACGCTGTAGCTTCCTTTGTCGGTAGTTATTCAATTGGGTTATTAATTACAAATCGTATTTATAAGGAAGGGAAGTACACCACAAAAGAGGCTGTCATTATTGCTACAGGGTTTTCCACTGTTTCTGTAACATTTATGATTGTTGTAGCAAAAACTTTAGACCTGATGGATATTTGGAATCTTTATTTTTGGGTTACTTTCCTAGTGACGTTTTTAGTAACAGCGATTAGTGTGCGCATTTGGCCAATTCGCAATATTAGTAATGACTACTACAACAATATGGATGGCGATAAGGAGAAAATCGTAAAAGAAAATCGTTTACAGCATGCATGGAAGGAAGCAATGCAGACCGCTGAGAAAGCTCCAAATCTGTGGCAAAGCATAAAAGAGAATGTTAAAGATGGCTTAGTGATGGCTATGGGGATTTTGCCGACGATTATGTCGATTGGTCTGATTGGTTTATGGCTTGTCAATCACACACCTATTTTCGATTATGCAGCTTATTTGTTTGTACCTTTAACGTATGTATTACAAATGGCTGAGCCGTTAATCGTTGCAAAGGCAGCAGTCGTCAATTTAATCGATATGTTTTTACCATCACTCGTCGCTGTTGAGAGTGCTATAGAAACACGTTTTATTGTTGGTACTTTATCTATTTCTGCTATTCTCTTTTTCTCGGCACTTATTCCATGTATTTTATCAACAGAAATTCCGATTTCTTTAGGCAAAATGATTGGAATATGGTTTGTACGTAGCATTTTAACCCTAATTATCGTTACACCAATCGCCTATTTATTACTGTAA
- the hutU gene encoding urocanate hydratase codes for MTKPEILYSVKAQRGNTLRCKGWRQEVILRMLENNMENAEKPEELVIYGGIGKAARNWESYHAIVDSLKNLEDNETLVVQSGMPVAVFKTHKYAPTVVMATTNIMKADWPTFYDLQEKNLTMYANYTAAPWEYIGTQGVIQGTFETLSAIARLHYNDSLVGKILLTAGAGGMGGNQTRAMTMHGGVAILCDSNIEIINRRIEKSFIDVVVDSLEEAIALAKEKAAAGEALGIAVVGNAADVFEKALEIGFLPDIATSMTPAHDPIAYLPAGYTVKEAEELRDRDRLEYLEKARQTMIRELKALIAFLDKGVHSFEYGTSIRKECIDAGFDEKEAKRLPGFVAEYIRPLFCEGRGPFRWICMSGDPEDLRKIDDMILEKFSDDLLVTRWIKLAKEHIPIEALPARICYMGFGQRKKFALEVNDMIRRGELSGPVAFSRDNLDSGSIVNPTFESENMKDGGDLISDWPVLNGLLNAVGMCDLIALQANYSMGEAVHTGVTMIADGTDESDMRLEIAMTVDSGIGVVRHAQAGYETAKDVANGKGKLTDESIKIPLWWEPTATFGPKDLVKEQV; via the coding sequence ATGACAAAACCAGAAATCTTATATTCAGTAAAAGCTCAACGAGGAAACACATTGCGATGCAAAGGGTGGCGCCAAGAAGTAATTTTACGCATGTTAGAAAATAATATGGAAAATGCTGAAAAGCCTGAAGAGCTAGTGATTTACGGTGGAATTGGTAAAGCAGCTCGTAACTGGGAGTCATATCATGCGATTGTAGATTCCTTAAAAAATTTAGAAGATAATGAAACATTAGTTGTGCAGTCAGGGATGCCTGTGGCTGTCTTTAAAACACATAAATACGCACCTACTGTTGTCATGGCAACAACAAATATTATGAAGGCAGATTGGCCAACATTTTACGATTTACAAGAGAAAAATTTAACGATGTATGCCAACTATACTGCGGCGCCTTGGGAATATATCGGTACACAAGGTGTTATTCAAGGAACATTTGAAACATTATCGGCTATCGCGAGGTTGCATTATAATGATTCCCTTGTTGGAAAAATTTTATTAACAGCTGGTGCTGGGGGGATGGGTGGCAACCAAACACGTGCAATGACAATGCATGGTGGTGTTGCAATTTTATGTGACTCCAATATTGAAATTATCAATCGACGAATTGAAAAGAGCTTTATAGATGTAGTGGTAGATTCATTAGAGGAGGCAATCGCGCTTGCTAAGGAAAAAGCGGCGGCAGGTGAAGCGCTTGGTATTGCTGTAGTTGGAAATGCCGCTGATGTATTTGAGAAAGCCTTAGAAATTGGATTTTTACCAGATATCGCGACATCAATGACACCTGCACATGACCCGATCGCCTATCTACCAGCAGGCTATACGGTTAAAGAAGCTGAGGAACTACGTGATCGAGATCGTCTTGAATACTTAGAAAAAGCGCGTCAAACAATGATTCGCGAGTTAAAAGCATTAATTGCCTTCCTCGATAAAGGTGTGCATTCATTTGAATATGGCACAAGTATTCGTAAAGAATGCATTGACGCTGGATTTGACGAAAAAGAGGCGAAGCGTTTACCAGGCTTTGTAGCAGAATATATACGTCCGCTATTCTGCGAGGGGCGTGGACCATTCCGTTGGATTTGTATGTCAGGAGATCCAGAGGATTTACGTAAAATTGACGATATGATTTTAGAAAAATTTAGTGATGATTTACTAGTAACACGCTGGATTAAGCTTGCGAAAGAGCATATTCCAATTGAAGCTTTGCCTGCCCGGATTTGTTATATGGGCTTCGGACAACGTAAAAAGTTTGCATTAGAAGTCAATGATATGATTCGTCGAGGAGAACTCAGTGGCCCTGTTGCGTTCTCTCGCGATAATTTGGACTCGGGTTCTATCGTTAATCCAACATTTGAATCTGAAAATATGAAGGATGGTGGGGATTTAATTTCAGACTGGCCAGTATTGAATGGTTTACTCAATGCAGTTGGAATGTGCGATTTGATTGCCCTGCAAGCCAACTATTCAATGGGGGAGGCTGTTCATACAGGTGTAACGATGATTGCGGATGGTACAGATGAATCTGATATGCGTTTGGAAATAGCGATGACAGTGGATTCAGGAATTGGTGTTGTGCGTCATGCTCAGGCGGGCTATGAGACTGCCAAAGATGTAGCGAATGGTAAAGGGAAATTAACGGATGAAAGCATTAAAATCCCATTATGGTGGGAGCCAACAGCAACCTTTGGCCCTAAAGATTTAGTCAAAGAACAAGTGTAA
- a CDS encoding pyridoxal phosphate-dependent decarboxylase family protein, with protein sequence MKKIQQLFQSEDGNIEQRENFLSLLEKIVSSLDELKNPKTTTLGPMKERSDNFYKELMQENQVPTSGVGLDQVVDELTQLMQGHPYHTHNFVTNVLPMASIPGILGQFTNALLNGNNLWDVYGPAAAECEVKVVAMMSKLVGYDYTQSFGYTTWGGQGAVFSGLRLAIAKQFPNAKEDGVPNNLYCFASENAHYSLLKSIEAVGIGSKHLIRIKAGKDHSMDIEDLRMRMTEVIENGGIPVYVVATTGATDQFAIDDVQAIKKVTTDLEQKHSLKPIHIHADSALGGFYAFFNDYDFKANPLQLETDVLQGLEQIKERMQYLPIADSLCFDFQKLGQTPYLTSLFLIKEGKHLQLLDIEDFDTPYVGNRGYGSYHTGYTLECSRMGSSIAIYAALQAFGKEGYQQILANYVRVNLAFRAQLAEKTPMLQVVNESNIGPVTAFRLYPEGFNWKSEQSGSYTQDQIEYINGINASLFEIIGEGRDEVFFGDTTRVCTVSTSDTKQQLPVAAAKFFSISPYTETEHIGDMIQFLQQKVKVLEDAKVEYSH encoded by the coding sequence ATGAAAAAAATCCAACAATTATTCCAAAGTGAAGATGGAAATATCGAACAAAGAGAGAATTTTTTATCCCTATTAGAGAAAATTGTTTCCTCGTTAGATGAGTTAAAGAATCCAAAAACAACAACTCTTGGACCAATGAAAGAGCGCTCTGACAATTTCTATAAAGAGTTAATGCAAGAAAATCAAGTACCAACTTCAGGTGTCGGACTTGATCAGGTTGTGGATGAATTAACACAATTGATGCAAGGACATCCTTACCATACACACAACTTTGTCACAAATGTTTTGCCAATGGCTAGCATTCCCGGCATATTAGGCCAATTTACTAATGCTCTGCTTAACGGTAACAATCTATGGGATGTATACGGACCGGCTGCCGCAGAATGTGAGGTAAAGGTAGTAGCAATGATGTCCAAGTTAGTTGGCTACGACTATACACAAAGCTTTGGTTATACAACATGGGGAGGACAAGGGGCTGTTTTCAGTGGGCTTCGTCTTGCGATCGCTAAACAATTCCCGAACGCAAAGGAAGATGGCGTACCAAATAATTTATATTGCTTCGCTTCAGAAAATGCTCATTACAGTTTATTAAAATCCATTGAAGCAGTCGGTATCGGTAGTAAGCATTTAATTCGTATTAAAGCTGGAAAAGACCATTCTATGGATATCGAAGACTTACGTATGCGTATGACTGAAGTTATCGAAAATGGTGGTATTCCAGTGTATGTAGTTGCAACAACAGGCGCTACAGATCAATTTGCCATTGATGATGTACAAGCAATCAAAAAAGTTACAACTGACCTTGAACAAAAACATTCCTTAAAACCTATACATATTCATGCTGATTCAGCTTTAGGTGGTTTTTACGCCTTTTTCAACGATTATGACTTTAAGGCAAATCCACTTCAATTAGAGACTGATGTTTTACAAGGACTAGAACAAATTAAAGAACGTATGCAATATCTACCTATTGCAGATAGCCTTTGCTTCGACTTCCAAAAGCTTGGTCAAACACCGTATTTAACAAGCTTATTCTTAATAAAAGAAGGAAAACACTTACAGCTATTAGATATTGAGGACTTCGACACACCTTATGTAGGCAATCGAGGTTATGGTTCTTATCATACAGGCTATACACTAGAGTGCTCTCGTATGGGTAGTTCAATTGCTATTTATGCTGCATTACAGGCGTTTGGTAAAGAAGGCTACCAACAAATATTAGCAAATTATGTGCGTGTAAATTTAGCATTCCGTGCGCAGTTAGCTGAGAAAACTCCTATGTTACAAGTAGTCAATGAGTCTAATATTGGGCCAGTCACAGCCTTTCGTTTGTATCCTGAAGGTTTTAATTGGAAATCTGAACAGTCAGGTAGCTATACACAAGATCAAATTGAATATATTAATGGTATAAACGCTTCTTTATTTGAAATTATAGGAGAAGGTCGCGACGAAGTATTTTTCGGTGATACAACACGTGTTTGCACTGTCAGCACAAGTGATACAAAACAACAACTTCCAGTCGCTGCTGCAAAATTCTTTTCTATATCTCCATATACTGAAACAGAGCATATTGGAGATATGATTCAATTTTTACAACAAAAGGTTAAAGTATTGGAGGATGCTAAAGTTGAGTATAGTCACTAA
- a CDS encoding DUF4179 domain-containing protein, giving the protein MMSNEMLLVEGQPKGNRGRKTWFIVVLLLLIATCVLVFYFLFNKDLNFEAYKTVVGKTTENSLGRFTLNEIIIDDNQILLNATFKPVKDLNVDYQIFFFPQVFVNGKEFTVRNGGQSIAHSDKTYTIYSSVKLRELPKDEIIDLDIRYNDWNGEKKIDEPWEFQVEASQKQLQEDRKAFSVEKKVKLLDGQEITIEKIVSTPISTTIYFHSENSLLNEAIHFKIQSASGESWNFDFAYPLNEDYTKWGVRLDALYLTGKSYKLIPTAANGSELGSAVKIGGK; this is encoded by the coding sequence ATGATGTCCAATGAAATGCTACTAGTCGAAGGCCAGCCTAAGGGAAATCGAGGACGTAAAACTTGGTTTATTGTAGTATTGCTTTTATTGATAGCTACTTGTGTACTTGTTTTTTATTTTTTATTTAATAAGGACTTGAATTTTGAAGCCTACAAAACAGTTGTCGGTAAAACTACTGAAAATAGCCTCGGACGTTTTACGTTAAATGAAATAATAATTGACGATAATCAAATATTATTGAATGCGACGTTTAAGCCAGTAAAGGATTTAAACGTCGATTATCAAATTTTTTTCTTTCCACAGGTTTTTGTGAATGGGAAAGAATTCACGGTTAGAAATGGAGGACAGTCCATCGCACACTCTGATAAGACCTATACAATTTACAGTAGTGTGAAATTGAGAGAATTACCAAAGGATGAAATAATAGATTTAGATATTCGCTATAACGATTGGAACGGAGAAAAAAAGATTGATGAGCCGTGGGAATTTCAAGTGGAAGCCTCACAAAAGCAATTACAAGAAGATAGAAAGGCCTTCTCTGTTGAGAAAAAAGTAAAGCTTTTAGATGGTCAGGAGATAACGATAGAAAAGATTGTTTCTACACCAATATCAACAACGATTTACTTTCATTCCGAGAATAGCTTATTAAATGAAGCGATACATTTTAAAATCCAATCAGCATCTGGGGAATCCTGGAATTTCGACTTTGCTTATCCTTTAAATGAAGATTATACGAAGTGGGGTGTCCGGCTCGATGCACTATATTTAACGGGGAAGAGCTATAAGCTAATTCCGACTGCTGCAAATGGAAGTGAGCTTGGTTCTGCTGTTAAAATTGGAGGAAAATAA